A single region of the Leptodactylus fuscus isolate aLepFus1 chromosome 5, aLepFus1.hap2, whole genome shotgun sequence genome encodes:
- the TMEM60 gene encoding transmembrane protein 60, which translates to MRMSLAQRVLLTWLFSLLFLIMLVLKLDEKAPWSWFIIFIPIWIFDTILIVMLIVKMAGRCKSGYDPRNGAQNMKKKSWYLTAMLLKLAFCLALCALLEQFITPWLCLVFIPLWILLIGGLIELGYNVFYVRRD; encoded by the coding sequence ATGAGAATGTCCCTGGCGCAGAGGGTGCTGCTGACATGGCTCTTCAGTTTACTGTTCTTGATCATGCTGGTGCTGAAGCTGGATGAGAAGGCCCCATGGAGCTGGTTCATCATCTTCATACCCATCTGGATATTTGACACTATTTTAATTGTTATGTTAATTGTAAAAATGGCAGGACGGTGTAAATCTGGCTATGACCCCAGGAATGGAGCTCAAAATATGAAGAAAAAGTCTTGGTATCTTACGGCCATGCTTCTGAAATTGGcattttgtcttgccctgtgtGCCCTGCTGGAACAGTTCATCACTCCGTGGCTATGTCTTGTATTTATTCCATTGTGGATCTTGCTCATTGGAGGACTGATTGAACTTGGGTACAACGTGTTCTATGTGAGACGTGACTAA